GTCTGTGCATAGGAACTGCTCCCCTGAGGAGGGTAGGCAGCTGGCGGGCCTTGCTGGTGCTGTTGAGGTGGTTGTCCCTGTCCATAAGCACTCTGCTGTTGTTGTCCATAGCCCGGTTGCTGAGCCTGGTATCCTGGCTGAGAATAGCCTGCAGGCTGCGAATAGGCACTTTGGTTGTAGGCCGGCTGGCTGCTTGCACTGTAACTAGGAAAATTTAATACATTAAGGAATACATGCTACcaaatttttaaatcatttagatgtcaataaaaatatcaaattgaaGAAAAtggcaatttatttttaatttaggtattattttagtaaaattcAAATAAACTTAATTTACCATTCAAATTCACCTAGACACTTTCTatacattaatttttattttaaataagaatgTATAAGAGGcttgtttcaaaattattttggGCTCGGATTTGTATGACACTGAACAGGCTTGACAAAACAACATTAGAATGGAAGGGTAATTGCTACTTTGCACATTAAACAGACTTGATGTTTTTCACCACAGAAAGCAGAACTGTGAGATAGAAGCTGTGTTCAGGTTCACGCAGCGTGAGGGTAGAACAGCATATGGAGATACTGCAGAAAGCTGCATTTCTGCATTCTGTTGATGTGCTACTCTAGGAGATGGTCCAGTTACCTCTGAGGAGCGGAGGGAGCAGGCTGCTGGCTGTAGCCAGAATAGGCCGGCTGGGTGGAGCATCCGGCCTGAGAGCCATAGGAAGCCTGAGCAGCAGGGGCAGCAGTGGAGCCGGTGTAGCTGCTGGCCCCGTAACTCTGTGCAGGCTGAGTATAGGCTCCTGGCTGTGGAGTTCCATATGCAGCTGAGGAGAACAGTTACCTAAAATTAGCTAAAGTAATCATTTTCTGTATGCACCTGAATAAACAGCATTACCACACAAGCAGGAGAGCAAAATAAGGAAAGCAAAAGTGAACGAGTCTAACTTGAAGAGGTGAGGActacatgttttacacagggtGTTCACCAGCACTGTAGTGCCAAAAAAGGTTTAAATTCTGCTGTTTTGTGTATAAgccattagggctgcatgattaatcggAAAAAGATTACGATCTCAATTCGACCCCACACAATCTTAATTCTGCTTTTTCTACGAtacagccaattatatttttaaggtcaGGAGCGAAGCaaggcagtcgcacaagtcttcacaacAACATCAACTCCTTCAAAAGGCGTtcaaagtgtcacatactgtattacaGCTAACAGATTTTGAATCAGAAAGTACCTGGATAAAAGGGAGGAGAAGTTCCAAGGCCTTCGGGTTTTGGAGCTTTACACTGGTTACACTCCATTCTCCAGGAGAAGTTCTGATTTCCACAaccactaaaaaaaaatattaatttagattCATGCATATTTACCAGCCAAAACAATTCATCTAGTACGATGGATCTCTCACGCGTTAGGACATTCCCAGTCTCCAGCTCTTTTCTGCACATTTCCTGGTTGAGGGCCGCCGTTCCAGCCCATATCACGATCCATTCCACCCCTCATGGGTCCTTCAAAAGGCGttgaaagtgtcacatactgtatttattattaaggtATAACTCACCCAAAAACGTAATTTCGGTctaaatgtaatgatgtattcgcagcCGCGAAATCACACGCGAAGTGACCCcagctgtttgtttacttttgAGAACATGCACGCCAATGGCGCATACTtgagtgaacagaacctgcataggctgcgAGCAACAGgtaattaagt
The DNA window shown above is from Danio rerio strain Tuebingen ecotype United States chromosome 25, GRCz12tu, whole genome shotgun sequence and carries:
- the zgc:113516 gene encoding uncharacterized protein isoform X7, which translates into the protein MDFQQWGCNKCSLNDIDGRIATRRATTKDYSSYNQAGAQQSYGSYTAPPAQTYGPTAQQGYTQQGYSSYAQPAAAPEATYSQAAPAAGASAQQQYGSTYGPGPMRGGMDRDMGWNGGPQPGNVQKRAGDWECPNAGCGNQNFSWRMECNQCKAPKPEGLGTSPPFYPAAYGTPQPGAYTQPAQSYGASSYTGSTAAPAAQASYGSQAGCSTQPAYSGYSQQPAPSAPQSYSASSQPAYNQSAYSQPAGYSQPGYQAQQPGYGQQQQSAYGQGQPPQQHQQGPPAAYPPQGSSSYAQTQYGQQSAPQNDYQQNPYNSYSQGGVSGGYPGSQRGGYQDGGRDGYGRGGPRGRGMGGGGMGTHEGWNGS
- the zgc:113516 gene encoding uncharacterized protein isoform X8 — encoded protein: MDFQQWGCNKCSLNDIDGRIATRRATTKDYSSYNQAGAQQSYGSYTAPPAQTYGPTAQQGYTQQGYSSYAQPAAAPEATYSQAAPAAGASAQQQYGSTYGPGPMRGGMDRDMGWNGGPQPGNVQKRAGDWECPNAGCGNQNFSWRMECNQCKAPKPEGLGTSPPFYPAAYGTPQPGAYTQPAQSYGASSYTGSTAAPAAQASYGSQAGCSTQPAYSGYSQQPAPSAPQSASSQPAYNQSAYSQPAGYSQPGYQAQQPGYGQQQQSAYGQGQPPQQHQQGPPAAYPPQGSSSYAQTQYGQQSAPQNDYQQNPYNSYSQGGVSGGYPGSQRGGYQDGGRDGYGRGGPRGRGMGGGGMGTHEGWNGS
- the zgc:113516 gene encoding uncharacterized protein isoform X9, with protein sequence MDGSRLDEPQPKIIAATTKLEHSSRMAHTQHLLLRHMDRLHSRDILSKVTAPMLNPLLHLRPPTVRQRPLLERQRNSNTDLHTGQYVTLSTPFEGPMRGGMDRDMGWNGGPQPGNVQKRAGDWECPNAGCGNQNFSWRMECNQCKAPKPEGLGTSPPFYPAAYGTPQPGAYTQPAQSYGASSYTGSTAAPAAQASYGSQAGCSTQPAYSGYSQQPAPSAPQSASSQPAYNQSAYSQPAGYSQPGYQAQQPGYGQQQQSAYGQGQPPQQHQQGPPAAYPPQGSSSYAQTQYGQQSAPQNDYQQNPYNSYSQGGVSGGYPGSQRGGYQDGGRDGYGRGGPRGRGMGGGGMGTHEGWNGS